A genomic stretch from Qipengyuania pelagi includes:
- the queC gene encoding 7-cyano-7-deazaguanine synthase QueC → MPDNPKAAVILLSGGLDSMVVAALAREQGYAVHALSVDYGQRHRRELQSARDIGRRLGVTRHVELPLDLRQFGGSALTDDIAVPKSGVEDDAIPVTYVPARNLVFLALTTAFAEASGAGDIFIGVNALDYSGYPDCRPEFIASFAETARLGTKQGVEGRPFTIHAPLQFMTKADIARECHRLGLDPAWSWSCYDPAPEGIACGVCDSCRLRRKGFAEAGLTDTTPYKQDMTG, encoded by the coding sequence ATGCCAGACAATCCGAAAGCCGCCGTGATCCTGCTCTCGGGCGGGCTCGATTCGATGGTCGTCGCCGCCCTGGCGCGCGAGCAGGGTTACGCGGTGCACGCGCTCAGTGTGGATTACGGACAAAGGCACCGTCGCGAGCTTCAGTCCGCGCGCGATATCGGCAGGCGTTTGGGCGTGACCCGTCACGTCGAACTGCCGCTCGATCTGCGCCAATTCGGCGGTTCGGCGCTGACCGACGATATCGCCGTGCCGAAATCGGGGGTGGAGGACGATGCGATCCCCGTGACTTATGTGCCCGCGCGCAATCTCGTTTTCCTGGCCCTGACCACTGCTTTCGCGGAGGCGAGCGGCGCGGGCGACATCTTCATCGGGGTGAATGCGCTCGATTATTCCGGTTACCCGGATTGCCGCCCCGAATTCATCGCCAGCTTCGCCGAGACGGCACGTTTGGGAACGAAGCAGGGCGTCGAGGGCAGACCCTTCACGATCCACGCGCCGCTGCAATTCATGACCAAGGCCGATATCGCGCGCGAGTGCCACAGGCTCGGCCTCGATCCCGCCTGGAGCTGGTCGTGCTACGATCCCGCGCCCGAAGGAATCGCCTGCGGCGTATGTGATTCCTGCCGTTTGCGGCGAAAAGGCTTTGCCGAGGCGGGCCTAACCGATACCACTCCTTACAAACAGGACATGACGGGATAG
- a CDS encoding DUF3617 domain-containing protein, translated as MAKPLRILGTCGALMLGIVTGAMTFAPATAQSSLGMLSKLDRGLWEVTTRGGRSVRSICVRDGSELVQLRHRGAACNRFVVEDAANEITVQYTCRGDGYGRTNIRRETNALAQIDSQGIEGGRPFQFAAEARRVGACR; from the coding sequence ATGGCCAAACCTTTGCGCATTCTTGGCACTTGCGGCGCGCTGATGCTCGGCATCGTGACCGGGGCAATGACGTTCGCGCCTGCAACGGCGCAGTCTTCGCTCGGCATGTTGTCGAAGCTCGATCGCGGATTATGGGAAGTCACGACCCGCGGCGGCAGGTCGGTGCGCTCGATCTGCGTGCGCGACGGAAGCGAGCTGGTCCAGCTTCGCCATCGCGGCGCAGCCTGCAATCGCTTCGTCGTCGAAGATGCTGCGAACGAGATCACCGTCCAATATACCTGCCGTGGCGACGGATATGGCCGCACGAACATCCGGCGCGAAACGAATGCACTGGCGCAGATCGACAGCCAGGGCATCGAAGGCGGCAGGCCGTTTCAGTTCGCGGCCGAGGCGCGCCGCGTCGGTGCCTGCCGCTGA
- a CDS encoding Hsp33 family molecular chaperone HslO, producing MTDKTPAPTHSPEPADKPALPEIFAGQVLGFMIPSQHARGRAVRLDAVLDEILSAHDYPPPITHLLAEALVLIALIGSLLKEEGAQVTMQAQTDAGPVSLLACDYKDGDLRGYVDFDADRLTELGANPSLYALFGKGYLALTFDLPGERGRYQGIVPLEGDSLADACQSYFIQSEQVPTLIRVAIASGTDGCTAAGLLVQHLPDGEEGRERLHVRLDHPEWEHVAVMAGSIKHEELLDPALSMDAIVWRLFHEEDEVRVTRGPVLARGCRCTAEHYEKLLARFPESDRQEMRNEDGIILVDCAFCSRSFPIAA from the coding sequence ATGACGGACAAGACCCCCGCTCCCACGCATTCCCCCGAACCCGCTGACAAACCCGCGCTGCCCGAGATTTTTGCCGGTCAGGTGCTGGGCTTCATGATTCCGTCGCAACACGCGCGCGGTCGTGCCGTGCGGCTGGATGCCGTGTTGGACGAGATTCTCTCGGCGCACGATTATCCGCCGCCGATCACGCATCTGCTGGCAGAAGCGCTGGTGCTGATCGCGCTGATCGGATCGCTGCTGAAGGAGGAGGGCGCGCAAGTCACCATGCAGGCCCAGACCGATGCCGGTCCGGTGAGCCTCCTCGCCTGCGATTACAAGGACGGTGATCTGCGCGGCTATGTCGATTTCGACGCCGATCGCCTGACCGAACTGGGTGCGAACCCGTCGCTATATGCGCTGTTCGGGAAAGGCTATCTCGCGTTGACCTTCGACCTGCCGGGCGAGCGGGGCCGGTATCAGGGCATCGTGCCGCTGGAAGGCGATAGTCTCGCGGATGCCTGCCAGAGCTATTTCATCCAGTCTGAGCAGGTCCCCACGCTGATCCGCGTCGCGATCGCGTCGGGAACGGATGGATGCACGGCTGCGGGGCTGCTGGTACAGCACCTGCCCGATGGCGAGGAAGGGCGCGAACGCCTTCATGTCCGGCTGGACCACCCGGAATGGGAACACGTCGCGGTGATGGCCGGATCGATCAAGCACGAGGAACTGCTCGACCCGGCGCTGTCGATGGATGCGATCGTGTGGCGGCTGTTCCACGAAGAGGACGAGGTGCGCGTGACCCGCGGCCCCGTGCTGGCGCGCGGATGCCGCTGCACGGCCGAGCATTACGAGAAACTGCTGGCGCGCTTTCCCGAAAGCGATCGTCAGGAGATGCGCAACGAGGACGGGATCATTCTCGTCGATTGCGCATTCTGTTCGCGGAGCTTCCCGATCGCGGCCTGA
- the argF gene encoding ornithine carbamoyltransferase: MTGGALDLAPSVRNFLDLSDAGGDVIAAMIGDAVDRKAARKGWPKGKPDADAPLAGHVLGMIFEKASTRTRVSFDIGMRQLGGSALILDAGTSQLGRGESIADTARVLSRMVDAIMIRTDDHAKAEELAHHAHVPVINGLTDRSHPCQIVADLLTLVEHGKALPGLEIAWFGDGNNVLHSILEAAGLMKFNVRVATPQGYEPEAEFVDMARAGGATITLTQDARAAAEGADVLVTDTWVSMGQTHAEDKLKAMEPFRIDAPLMGVAKSDALFLHCLPAHVGDEVSEEVFEGSQSVVFDEAENRIHAQKSILRWCFGQI, encoded by the coding sequence ATGACGGGCGGCGCACTCGACCTCGCGCCCTCCGTGCGCAATTTCCTCGACCTGTCGGATGCGGGCGGAGATGTGATTGCCGCGATGATCGGCGATGCGGTGGACCGCAAGGCGGCGCGCAAGGGCTGGCCGAAGGGGAAGCCCGACGCGGATGCGCCGCTGGCGGGTCATGTGCTGGGGATGATCTTCGAGAAAGCCTCCACCCGCACCCGCGTCAGCTTCGATATCGGGATGCGGCAATTGGGCGGCAGCGCGCTGATCCTCGACGCGGGCACCAGCCAACTGGGCCGGGGCGAGAGCATCGCCGACACTGCGCGTGTCCTCAGCCGGATGGTGGATGCGATCATGATCCGCACCGACGATCATGCGAAGGCGGAAGAGCTAGCCCACCACGCCCACGTGCCCGTCATCAACGGCCTGACCGATCGTTCGCATCCCTGCCAGATCGTCGCCGACCTGCTGACGCTGGTCGAACACGGAAAGGCTCTGCCAGGCCTCGAGATCGCCTGGTTCGGCGATGGGAACAACGTGCTCCATTCGATTCTCGAAGCGGCGGGGCTGATGAAGTTCAACGTCCGCGTGGCGACGCCTCAGGGCTATGAGCCGGAAGCGGAGTTCGTGGATATGGCGCGCGCGGGCGGAGCCACGATCACGCTGACGCAGGATGCTCGCGCGGCGGCCGAGGGCGCGGACGTACTCGTCACCGACACCTGGGTGTCGATGGGCCAGACCCATGCCGAGGACAAGCTCAAGGCCATGGAGCCCTTCAGGATCGATGCGCCGCTGATGGGCGTGGCGAAATCCGATGCCCTGTTCCTGCACTGCCTTCCCGCCCATGTCGGCGACGAGGTGAGCGAAGAGGTCTTCGAAGGATCGCAATCCGTGGTCTTCGACGAGGCGGAGAACCGCATCCACGCGCAGAAATCCATTTTGCGCTGGTGTTTCGGCCAGATCTGA
- a CDS encoding aspartate aminotransferase family protein: MSISPLMPVYPRCGVRPVRGENCHLIDEDGTRYLDFASGIAVNLLGHSHPALIGAIQRQAETLMHVSNLYGSPQGEKLAQSLVDATFADTVFFTNSGAEAVECAIKTARAYHQHADGDANRTELITFTNAFHGRTMATISASNQEKMHKGFQPLLPGFVYCEFDDLEAAKALIGPKTAGFLVEPIQGEGGIRPASQEFMSGLRALCDEHDLMLVLDEVQCGVARTGKMYAHEHYGIEPDVMASAKGIGGGFPLGACLATEKAARGMGFGTHGSTYGGNPLAMAAGQAVMDTVANDEFLAEVTAKGERLRARLEQFIGNYPDLFDCVRGMGLMLGIRMKVESRPFFVHLRDNHKLLTVAAGDQTLRVLPPLVADEAEFDEFLDKLSAGAASYDPAVAA, translated from the coding sequence ATGTCGATTTCGCCGCTGATGCCCGTCTATCCCCGCTGTGGCGTGCGCCCCGTTCGCGGTGAGAACTGTCATCTGATCGACGAGGACGGCACGCGCTATCTCGATTTCGCCAGCGGCATCGCGGTCAATCTCCTTGGCCATTCGCATCCCGCCCTGATCGGCGCGATCCAGCGTCAGGCGGAAACGCTGATGCACGTTTCCAATCTCTATGGCAGTCCGCAGGGCGAGAAGCTGGCGCAGAGCCTGGTGGATGCGACCTTTGCCGATACGGTCTTCTTCACCAATTCGGGGGCCGAGGCGGTGGAATGCGCGATCAAGACCGCGCGCGCCTATCACCAGCACGCGGATGGCGATGCCAACCGCACCGAGCTGATCACCTTCACCAACGCCTTCCACGGCCGCACCATGGCGACGATCAGCGCCTCCAATCAGGAAAAGATGCACAAGGGCTTCCAGCCCCTTCTGCCCGGCTTCGTCTATTGCGAGTTCGACGATCTCGAGGCCGCCAAGGCGCTGATCGGGCCGAAGACGGCGGGCTTTCTGGTCGAACCCATCCAAGGAGAGGGCGGCATCCGCCCGGCCAGCCAGGAATTCATGAGCGGCCTGCGCGCCCTCTGCGACGAGCACGATCTGATGCTGGTGCTGGACGAGGTCCAGTGCGGCGTCGCGCGCACCGGCAAGATGTATGCCCATGAGCATTACGGGATCGAGCCGGACGTGATGGCCAGCGCCAAGGGCATTGGCGGCGGCTTCCCGCTCGGCGCCTGTCTCGCCACCGAGAAAGCGGCGCGTGGCATGGGATTCGGCACGCATGGATCGACCTATGGCGGCAATCCGCTGGCGATGGCGGCTGGCCAGGCCGTGATGGACACGGTCGCCAATGACGAATTTCTCGCCGAGGTTACGGCCAAGGGCGAACGGCTGCGGGCACGGCTCGAACAATTCATCGGCAATTATCCCGACCTGTTCGATTGCGTGCGCGGCATGGGGCTGATGCTGGGCATCCGCATGAAGGTGGAAAGCCGGCCCTTCTTCGTCCACCTGCGCGACAATCATAAGCTCCTGACTGTCGCGGCGGGCGATCAGACCCTGCGCGTCCTGCCCCCGCTGGTGGCGGACGAGGCCGAATTCGACGAATTCCTCGACAAGCTTTCCGCCGGCGCGGCGAGCTACGATCCGGCGGTGGCTGCATGA
- a CDS encoding cold-shock protein encodes MGYDKGRRRGRDKRDGIGEDYDPFGGPPGGGFGGDDRGGYGGGGYSGGGGGGYRGGGGGGGYRGGGGFGGDDRGGFGSGGGGGFRGGGGGGGGNRMPAQVVGTGKGTVKFFNAQKGFGFIQQDGGGEDIFVHISAVERAGLEGLGEGQELEFNLVDRGGKVSAQDLQIVGDVVPAGNAGGPPKREVTGEKATGTVKFFNAMKGFGFLTRDDGQPDAFVHISAVERSGLAGINEGERYTFDLEVDRRGKYSAVNLVPASD; translated from the coding sequence ATGGGTTACGATAAAGGCCGTCGACGGGGACGGGACAAGCGCGACGGAATCGGCGAAGATTACGATCCCTTCGGCGGCCCTCCGGGGGGCGGTTTCGGCGGTGACGATCGCGGCGGTTACGGCGGCGGCGGTTACAGCGGCGGCGGTGGCGGCGGCTATCGCGGCGGCGGCGGTGGCGGCGGTTACCGTGGCGGAGGCGGCTTCGGCGGTGACGATCGTGGCGGCTTCGGCAGCGGCGGCGGCGGTGGTTTCCGCGGCGGTGGCGGTGGCGGCGGTGGAAACCGTATGCCCGCACAGGTCGTCGGCACCGGCAAGGGAACGGTCAAGTTCTTCAACGCCCAGAAGGGTTTCGGCTTCATCCAGCAGGATGGCGGCGGCGAAGATATCTTCGTCCACATCAGTGCCGTCGAACGCGCCGGCCTCGAAGGCCTGGGCGAAGGCCAGGAACTGGAATTCAATCTCGTCGATCGCGGTGGCAAAGTGTCGGCGCAGGATCTTCAGATCGTGGGTGACGTGGTGCCCGCTGGCAATGCCGGTGGCCCGCCCAAGCGCGAAGTGACGGGTGAGAAGGCGACCGGGACGGTCAAGTTCTTCAACGCGATGAAGGGCTTCGGCTTCCTGACGCGCGACGATGGCCAGCCCGACGCGTTCGTGCACATCAGCGCGGTCGAGCGTTCCGGCCTCGCCGGGATCAATGAAGGCGAGCGTTACACCTTCGATCTCGAAGTCGACCGACGCGGCAAGTACTCGGCGGTCAATCTGGTCCCCGCTTCCGACTGA
- a CDS encoding TerC family protein, giving the protein MDILSLLSDPAAWLALLTLIALEVVLGIDNLIFIAILSNKLPEHQQQRARRIGLSLALVMRIGMLMLIGWLVTLQTPLFDLGIQGAPNDYGEPSFDTAFSGRDLILLVGGLFLLWKATKEIHHSMEPEDDSGDLLDKTPDKTPTVGDAVKASFGTVIAQIVAIDLVFSVDSILTAVGMTDDIPIMVAAVVITVAIMMIAADPLARFIEKNPTLVMLALAFLVMIGVVLIADGFGFHVPKGYIYAAMGFSVGVEILNIVQRNRRRKKRAAMTNAARENAA; this is encoded by the coding sequence ATGGACATTCTCTCGCTCTTGTCGGACCCGGCGGCCTGGCTCGCTCTGCTGACGCTCATCGCGCTCGAGGTCGTACTCGGGATCGACAATCTGATCTTCATCGCGATCCTGTCGAATAAACTGCCCGAGCATCAACAGCAGCGCGCACGTCGAATCGGCCTGTCTCTGGCCCTGGTCATGCGGATCGGGATGCTGATGCTGATCGGCTGGCTGGTGACGTTGCAGACGCCCCTTTTCGATCTCGGCATCCAGGGCGCACCCAACGATTATGGCGAGCCGAGCTTCGATACCGCCTTTTCGGGCCGCGACCTGATCCTTCTGGTCGGTGGCCTGTTCCTGCTGTGGAAGGCGACCAAGGAAATCCACCATTCGATGGAGCCGGAAGACGATTCGGGCGATCTGCTCGACAAGACGCCGGACAAGACGCCCACGGTGGGCGATGCGGTAAAGGCCAGCTTCGGCACCGTGATCGCGCAGATCGTGGCGATCGATCTGGTCTTCTCGGTCGATTCGATCCTGACTGCCGTGGGCATGACCGACGATATTCCGATCATGGTTGCCGCCGTCGTCATCACCGTCGCGATCATGATGATCGCCGCCGATCCCCTGGCGCGCTTCATCGAGAAGAACCCGACGCTGGTGATGCTCGCGCTCGCCTTCCTCGTGATGATCGGCGTCGTGCTGATCGCGGACGGGTTCGGATTCCACGTGCCCAAGGGCTATATCTACGCCGCGATGGGCTTCTCGGTCGGGGTCGAAATCCTCAACATCGTCCAGCGTAACCGCCGCAGGAAAAAGCGCGCCGCCATGACCAATGCCGCTAGGGAGAACGCAGCATGA
- a CDS encoding TIGR01244 family sulfur transferase: protein MSEFKPIADGFFAAGQIEPSDIARAKAAGIVAVVNNRPDGEAADQPAGDTIRKAAEEAGLAYTAIPIGPNGFGLDDVEKLSAVLDQATGPVLGFCRTGTRSTLLWSLAQAHKGRDLDGIAGDAAQAGYDVSPVRPAMEQLAARAGS from the coding sequence ATGAGTGAATTCAAACCGATCGCCGATGGTTTCTTCGCCGCCGGCCAGATCGAACCTTCCGATATCGCCCGCGCGAAGGCGGCGGGTATCGTCGCGGTGGTCAACAACCGCCCCGATGGCGAAGCGGCCGATCAACCGGCGGGCGACACGATCCGCAAGGCCGCGGAAGAGGCGGGCCTTGCCTATACCGCGATCCCGATCGGACCGAACGGCTTCGGGCTGGATGATGTCGAGAAGCTGTCCGCCGTGCTCGACCAGGCGACCGGCCCGGTGCTGGGCTTCTGCCGCACCGGCACACGCTCGACCTTGCTCTGGTCGCTTGCCCAGGCGCATAAGGGCCGCGACCTCGACGGGATTGCAGGCGACGCGGCGCAGGCCGGCTACGATGTCTCCCCGGTCCGCCCGGCGATGGAGCAGCTTGCCGCGCGCGCCGGATCCTGA
- a CDS encoding sterol desaturase family protein, whose amino-acid sequence MPDFSPTELAVPGFVALVLIEMIWAWRKRREAYEPRDTLTSLAFGLGSTVAGLLTGGLFLALFLWAWQFRLFDIGWSWWAFALCFVLDDLAYYWVHRFGHRVRWFWASHVNHHSSQHYNLSTALRQTWTGFLTLGFAFKLPLVLIGFHPGMIAICAGFNLIYQFWIHTEAIHRMPRWFEAVMNTPSHHRVHHATNPRYLDRNYAGVFIIWDRLFGTFEAERDDEKIRYGIVKQLGSFNLIWAVFHEWIGIAEDVRRAPWRHKLSYLLREPGWSHDGSRQTSDQIRADWIARSPAANKVAANKVAVENAIAETGKPT is encoded by the coding sequence ATGCCGGATTTCTCGCCCACCGAACTCGCCGTGCCCGGCTTCGTCGCGCTGGTTCTGATCGAGATGATCTGGGCCTGGCGCAAAAGGCGCGAGGCTTACGAGCCGCGCGACACGCTCACCAGCCTCGCCTTCGGATTGGGCAGCACGGTGGCCGGGTTGCTGACCGGCGGCCTCTTCCTCGCCCTGTTCCTGTGGGCATGGCAGTTCCGCCTGTTCGATATCGGGTGGAGCTGGTGGGCCTTCGCCCTGTGCTTCGTGCTCGACGATCTTGCCTATTACTGGGTCCATCGCTTCGGCCATAGGGTGCGCTGGTTCTGGGCGAGCCACGTCAACCACCATTCCAGCCAGCACTACAATCTGTCGACCGCGCTGCGCCAGACCTGGACCGGGTTCCTGACGCTGGGCTTCGCGTTCAAGCTGCCGCTGGTGCTGATCGGTTTCCACCCGGGGATGATCGCGATCTGCGCGGGCTTCAACCTCATCTACCAGTTCTGGATTCACACCGAAGCGATCCACAGGATGCCGCGCTGGTTCGAAGCGGTGATGAACACGCCCAGCCACCACCGCGTCCACCACGCCACCAACCCCCGCTATCTCGACCGCAATTATGCGGGCGTCTTCATCATCTGGGACCGGCTGTTCGGCACGTTCGAGGCCGAACGCGACGACGAAAAAATCCGCTACGGGATCGTCAAACAGCTCGGCAGCTTCAATCTGATCTGGGCTGTGTTCCACGAATGGATCGGCATCGCCGAGGATGTTCGCCGCGCGCCGTGGCGGCATAAGCTGTCCTATCTCCTGCGCGAACCGGGCTGGAGCCATGACGGCAGCCGCCAGACCTCGGACCAGATCCGCGCGGACTGGATCGCGCGATCGCCAGCCGCCAATAAGGTTGCCGCAAACAAGGTTGCAGTCGAAAACGCGATTGCCGAGACGGGAAAGCCTACCTAA
- a CDS encoding GMC family oxidoreductase, with amino-acid sequence MDEFDVIVVGGGSGGCAVAGRLAEAGYSVCLLEAGGRNDTFGVKTPAMLAFTGPKINYRYETVPQKGLNGRRGYQPRGKGLGGSSAINAMIYIRGNRYDYDNWAALGCDGWSYDDVLPYFKRAEHNVRGADEYHGASGPLWVSDQSAVNPGSHAFVEAATQLQLPQNRDFNGAKQEGFGLYQVTQKDGERWSASRGYVEPLRKSRNLDVRIGVTVQKVEIDDGRVTGVTYSAGDRQRTVRARGGVVMSAGAFNSPQILMLSGIGPGDHLNEHGITVQRACDAVGSDLQDHIDYVSSWESHDDGFFGDSLKGTMRMAKALIEHRRHRTGIMTTPYAEAGGFWTVMHDAPAPDIQWHFVPAMLEDHGRTKVKGHGFSLHACVLRPESRGSVRLASRRAGDAPVIDPNFLDDDRDLAVLRKGVRLSHRIVDAPAMQAFEPKDRYPVDLDDDAALDDLIRNRADTVYHPVGTCRMGSDADSVVDPKLKVRGIEGLWVADASVMPRLVSGNTNAPSIMIGERCADFVKYALG; translated from the coding sequence ATGGACGAATTCGACGTCATCGTGGTCGGCGGCGGCAGCGGCGGTTGCGCGGTCGCGGGCCGTTTGGCCGAGGCTGGGTACAGCGTCTGCCTGCTTGAGGCGGGCGGGCGCAACGACACGTTCGGGGTAAAGACCCCCGCCATGCTCGCCTTCACCGGGCCGAAGATCAATTATCGCTACGAAACCGTGCCCCAGAAGGGGCTGAACGGACGGCGAGGCTATCAGCCGCGCGGCAAGGGGCTGGGCGGATCGTCGGCGATCAACGCCATGATCTATATCCGCGGCAACCGCTACGATTACGACAATTGGGCCGCGCTGGGGTGCGACGGGTGGAGCTATGATGACGTGCTCCCCTATTTCAAGCGCGCCGAACACAATGTGCGCGGGGCCGACGAGTATCACGGCGCATCCGGCCCCCTGTGGGTGAGTGACCAGAGCGCGGTCAATCCCGGCAGCCATGCCTTCGTCGAGGCCGCGACGCAGCTCCAATTGCCGCAGAATCGCGACTTCAACGGCGCGAAGCAGGAAGGTTTCGGGCTCTATCAGGTGACCCAGAAGGATGGCGAGCGCTGGTCGGCCTCGCGCGGCTATGTCGAACCGCTGCGCAAATCGCGCAATCTCGACGTGCGGATCGGGGTCACCGTCCAGAAGGTGGAAATCGACGATGGGCGCGTTACCGGCGTGACCTATTCGGCTGGCGACCGCCAGCGCACCGTGCGCGCCCGCGGGGGTGTGGTGATGAGCGCGGGCGCCTTCAATTCGCCGCAGATCCTGATGCTGTCGGGCATCGGGCCGGGGGATCACCTTAACGAGCATGGGATTACGGTGCAGCGCGCCTGCGATGCGGTCGGGTCGGACCTTCAGGACCACATCGACTACGTCTCGAGCTGGGAAAGCCATGATGACGGGTTTTTCGGCGACAGCCTGAAGGGCACGATGCGGATGGCCAAGGCGCTGATCGAGCATCGCCGCCATCGTACCGGGATCATGACCACCCCCTATGCCGAGGCAGGCGGATTCTGGACTGTGATGCACGATGCGCCCGCGCCCGACATCCAGTGGCACTTCGTTCCCGCCATGCTGGAGGATCACGGGCGGACCAAGGTGAAGGGGCACGGCTTCTCGCTCCATGCCTGCGTCCTGCGCCCCGAAAGCCGGGGGAGCGTGCGGCTCGCCAGCAGGCGCGCGGGCGATGCGCCCGTGATCGATCCGAATTTCCTCGACGACGACCGCGATCTCGCCGTGCTGAGAAAGGGCGTGCGCCTGTCGCACCGGATCGTCGATGCGCCCGCGATGCAGGCGTTCGAACCGAAGGACCGCTATCCGGTCGATCTCGACGACGATGCGGCGCTCGACGACCTCATCCGCAACCGCGCCGACACGGTCTATCACCCGGTCGGCACCTGCCGCATGGGGTCGGATGCGGACAGCGTGGTCGATCCCAAGCTGAAGGTTCGCGGTATCGAGGGGCTGTGGGTCGCCGATGCGAGCGTGATGCCAAGGCTCGTCAGCGGCAACACCAATGCGCCCAGCATCATGATCGGCGAAAGATGCGCGGATTTCGTGAAGTACGCGCTGGGATGA
- a CDS encoding ammonium transporter gives MIRTPFVRAASIGTALLAGASSAIATAQEAVQEAVDGVTGSPIAGATAEAAAAVPNPGNNAWMMTSTILVLLMILPGLALFYGGLTRSKNMLSTLTQVGATAALAMLIWVMWGYSTAFGPEGNAFFSWGNAFLTGTNADSTAATFSDEVISEYVFISFQMTFAAITAALILGATAERMKFSAMMVFVPIWLTIVYFPIAHMVWATGGLLFDAGALDFAGGTVVHINAGVSGLVLAMMLGKRRGYPAEPMPPHSLVMTMIGTGLLWVGWFGFNAGSELEADGVAGLAMINTFVATAAGALTWMVIEKLAGHKGSALGFCSGVIAGLVAVTPAAGNSGPFGAILLGIVASAVCYFFVAKVKTKFGYDDSLDAFGIHGIGGVVGAIGTGIVVQPFIGGPGDGEVGTLAQVLIQLEGVVVTIVWAAVGTFIAGMIAKLVTGLRVSEEDEVNGLDIAEHGERAYN, from the coding sequence ATGATCCGCACACCTTTCGTCCGCGCCGCTTCGATCGGCACTGCTCTTCTGGCCGGGGCATCCTCGGCCATCGCGACGGCGCAGGAAGCCGTTCAGGAAGCGGTTGACGGCGTCACCGGATCGCCCATCGCCGGCGCGACCGCGGAAGCCGCCGCAGCCGTGCCCAATCCCGGTAACAATGCCTGGATGATGACATCCACCATTCTGGTCCTGCTGATGATCCTGCCGGGCCTCGCGCTGTTCTATGGCGGCCTGACGCGGTCCAAGAACATGCTCTCCACCCTGACGCAGGTGGGCGCGACTGCCGCGCTCGCGATGCTGATCTGGGTGATGTGGGGCTATTCGACCGCTTTCGGACCCGAAGGCAACGCCTTCTTCAGCTGGGGCAACGCCTTCCTGACCGGCACCAATGCCGACAGCACGGCGGCGACCTTCAGCGACGAGGTCATCAGCGAATACGTCTTCATCAGCTTCCAGATGACCTTCGCGGCCATCACCGCAGCCCTCATCCTGGGCGCCACGGCGGAGCGGATGAAGTTTTCCGCCATGATGGTGTTCGTGCCGATCTGGCTGACCATCGTCTATTTCCCGATCGCGCACATGGTGTGGGCGACCGGCGGTCTCCTGTTCGATGCGGGCGCGCTCGATTTCGCGGGCGGCACCGTGGTCCACATCAATGCCGGTGTCTCCGGCCTGGTGCTGGCCATGATGCTCGGCAAGCGTCGCGGCTATCCCGCCGAACCGATGCCGCCGCACAGCCTCGTGATGACCATGATCGGCACGGGCCTTCTCTGGGTGGGCTGGTTCGGCTTCAACGCCGGGTCGGAACTCGAGGCCGACGGTGTCGCCGGTCTGGCCATGATCAACACCTTCGTCGCCACCGCGGCAGGTGCGCTGACCTGGATGGTGATCGAGAAGCTGGCCGGCCACAAGGGCAGCGCGCTGGGCTTCTGTTCGGGTGTGATCGCGGGCCTCGTCGCCGTGACGCCCGCAGCGGGCAATAGCGGCCCGTTCGGCGCGATCCTGCTCGGCATCGTTGCCTCGGCGGTCTGCTACTTCTTCGTCGCCAAGGTGAAGACCAAGTTCGGCTACGACGACAGCCTCGATGCTTTCGGCATTCACGGCATCGGCGGCGTGGTCGGCGCGATCGGCACCGGCATCGTGGTCCAGCCCTTCATCGGCGGACCCGGCGATGGCGAAGTCGGCACGCTGGCGCAGGTTCTGATCCAGCTCGAAGGCGTGGTCGTCACCATCGTCTGGGCGGCGGTCGGCACCTTCATCGCCGGCATGATCGCCAAGCTCGTCACCGGCCTGCGCGTCTCGGAAGAGGACGAGGTCAACGGCCTCGACATCGCCGAGCACGGAGAGCGGGCCTACAACTGA
- a CDS encoding P-II family nitrogen regulator yields MKYIIAVIKPFKLDEVREALGAIGVAGMTVSEVKGFGRQKGQTEIYRGAEYSTNMLPKVKLEIAASDDLAPQVVETIQQTASTEAIGDGKIFVLDLAAATRIRTGETGDTAL; encoded by the coding sequence GTGAAATACATCATCGCCGTCATCAAGCCGTTCAAGCTCGACGAGGTGCGCGAAGCGCTCGGCGCGATCGGTGTTGCTGGCATGACCGTTTCGGAAGTGAAGGGTTTCGGGCGCCAGAAGGGCCAGACCGAAATCTATCGCGGCGCCGAATATTCGACCAACATGCTGCCCAAGGTGAAGCTGGAGATCGCCGCGAGCGACGATCTGGCGCCCCAGGTCGTCGAAACGATCCAGCAGACCGCCAGCACCGAAGCCATCGGGGATGGCAAGATCTTCGTGCTCGACCTCGCCGCCGCGACGCGCATCCGCACCGGCGAAACGGGAGACACCGCGCTATGA